The following are from one region of the Nicotiana tabacum cultivar K326 chromosome 3, ASM71507v2, whole genome shotgun sequence genome:
- the LOC107761716 gene encoding phytoene synthase 2, chloroplastic has product MSMSVALLWVVSPTSEVSNGTGLLDSVREGNRVFVSSRFLARDRNLMWNGRIKKGGRQRWNFGSLIADPRYSCLGGSRTEKGSSFSVQSSLVASPAGEMTVSSEKKVYDVVLKQAALVKRQLRSTDELEVKPDIVVPGNLGLLSEAYDRCGEVCAEYAKTFYLGTKLMTPERRRAIWAIYVWCRRTDELVDGPNASHITPQALDRWEARLEDIFSGRPFDMLDAALSDTVSRFPVDIQPFRDMIEGMRMDLWKSRYNNFDELYLYCYYVAGTVGLMSVPVMGIAPESKATTESVYNAALALGLANQLTNILRDVGEDARRGRVYLPQDELAQAGLSDEDIFAGRVTDKWRNFMKKQIQRARKFFDESEKGVTELDSASRWPVLAALLLYRKILDEIEANDYNNFTRRAYVSKPKKLLTLPIAYAKSLVPPNRTSSPLAKT; this is encoded by the exons ATGAGCATGTCTGTTGCTTTGTTGTGGGTTGTTTCTCCCACTTCCGAGGTCTCGAATGGGACAGGATTGTTGGATTCAGTCCGAGAAGGAAACCGCGTCTTTGTATCATCCAGGTTCCTAGCTCGAGATAGGAATTTGATGTGGAATGGGAGAATCAAGAAAGGTGGGAGACAAAGGTGGAATTTTGGCTCTTTAATTGCTGATCCAAGATATTCATGCTTGGGTGGATCAAGAACTGAAAAGGGAAGCAGTTTCTCTGTACAGTCCAGTTTGGTGGCTAGCCCAGCTGGAGAAATGACAGTGTCATCAGAGAAAAAGGTCTATGATGTGGTATTGAAGCAAGCAGCTTTAGTGAAGAGGCAGCTGAGATCTACCGATGAATTAGAAGTGAAACCTGATATAGTTGTTCCAGGGAATTTGGGCTTGTTGAGTGAAGCATATGATCGTTGTGGCGAAGTATGTGCAGAGTATGCAAAGACATTTTACTTAG GAACAAAGCTAATGACTCCAGAGAGAAGAAGAGCTATCTGGGCAATATATG TGTGGTGCAGGAGAACGGATGAGCTAGTCGATGGCCCTAACGCATCACACATAACTCCACAAGCTTTAGACAGGTGGGAGGCCAGGCTGGAAGATATTTTCAGTGGGCGGCCATTTGATATGCTTGATGCTGCTTTATCCGATACTGTCTCCAGATTTCCTGTTGATATTCAG CCATTCAGAGATATGATAGAAGGAATGCGTATGGACTTGTGGAAATCCAGATATAACAACTTCGATGAGCTATATCTCTATTGTTATTATGTTGCTGGTACAGTAGGACTGATGAGTGTTCCAGTTATGGGTATTGCACCTGAATCAAAGGCAACAACAGAGAGTGTATATAATGCTGCTTTGGCTTTAGGGCTTGCAAATCAACTAACCAATATACTCAGAGATGTAGGAGAAGA TGCCAGAAGAGGACGAGTATACTTACCTCAAGATGAATTAGCACAGGCAGGGCTTTCTGATGAAGATATATTTGCTGGAAGAGTGACCGATAAGTGGAGGAACTTTATGAAGAAACAAATTCAGAGGGCGAGGAAATTCTTTGATGAGTCAGAGAAAGGTGTCACAGAACTGGACTCTGCTAGTAGATGGCCT GTGTTAGCAGCGCTGCTGTTGTATCGCAAGATATTGGACGAGATTGAAGCCAATGACTACAATAACTTCACAAGGAGGGCTTATGTTAGCAAGCCAAAGAAGCTTCTCACCTTGCCCATTGCTTATGCAAAATCTCTTGTGCCCCCTAATAGAACTTCCTCTCCACTAGCAAAAACATGA